The window GGGGATCTGATCTGGGCCACCACGGTTTCACTGAAGGAGGATCTGTGATGAACCTTATCTTGATTAGGCATGGCCAGACCGATTGGAACAGGGAGGGGCGATTTCAGGGGAGGATGGACGTCCCACTTAATGAAACTGGCACCCTAGAGGCGGCGGCGCTGGCCTCCAGGTTGAAGGATGTAAGCGTAGATTGGATAGTGTCCAGTCCGTTAAGCAGGGCAATGAAGACCGCGGAGGCCATAACTCAGTTCAACATGGATATGCCGGATGTGGAGGTCTGTGCGGACCTTGTGGAAATAAGCCATGGAGATTGGGAAGGGCTGTTGTTCGAGGAGGTCCTTGACAAGTGGCCAGACCTGTTGCGCCTTTGGCGGAATCGTCCTTCGGAGGTTACCATGCCAAACGGAGAAAACCTCCATCAGGTTGCCCAAAGGGCCATAAAAGCGATAAAGGCTATCAGGGAAAGGGTATCCAATGGACAAACTGTGTGCGTGGTAACCCATGATGCGGTCATAAAGGCCATACTTTGTGACATATTGCAGGCCCCGTTGGATTCTTTTTGGCGATTTATAATACCCAACGCAAGCCTCACGGTGATAAAGTTCATTGAAAACATTCCGAAGCTGGCTCTATTGGGAGATTCAAACCACCTCAATAAAGGCTTTATCTTTTCAGAGCAAAAGGGCTTGTGACCTGCAATCTTTGGCGAATGTGCTGAGCTCCTAAAAATCAAAGCCATCTTCGGGCGGATAGTTTAACGTAGGGGATCTCAAGGGCGCTTGATGGTACAGCCGCATCCGACATGCCACCAACCCCAAGCGATCTCTTGATGATCCCCTTAACATCTGGATACAAGACCAAGTCATCGAGCTTCCCTGGGGAGATCCAGCATATCTCATCAGCGGAGGTTTCGTTAGAATTAAGATGTGGTATGCCCTTTGTTATGGCGCAAGAGAAGAGCACATGTAGAACAGGCCCCTTAGTCCCCATGGGAACCCCTTGTGCAAGCCCAATCACGGAGCCAACTAATACGGTGATGCCAAGCTCCTCACTAAGTTCTCTCTTGAGCGCGTCGTCCAACCACTCGCCGTGGTCCACTCCTCCGCCAGGGATGCAGAAGACATCACCCCCAGCGTGGCGGTAGCGCATCAGCATCAGCCCATTGGACCCCGTTATTATTCCTCCTACCCTTATCTTCAAACCTATCACCCCGAAATATACCAAGACGCAGCTCTTATATGGGCTGCGTCTTGGTCTTAAATTAGGATACGTGGTTTTATGCCCTATATCCCCAGTTTCTGATTTAAGAGAGCTTCCACTTCCTTGCCGGTCTTGGCTATCCTGTCAAGGCTTTCCCTAACCTGGTCCTCACATTGCTTAACGAAGTCCTGGTCCTCTATGCCAGGAAGGTTAACGAAAACGTTATAAGCCGCCGCCTTTGCTGCAGCCTGCGCCAAAAGGGCTGCGGTACCTGCGTCGGTTACCGCGTTGGGGTTACCCGACTCTGCGGCCTTAAAGGCCGTGTCCATCAATGCCTCGCATGTCTTGAGGGTTGCCAGGGGAACCATTGCGGTTTTCTTTGATGCCTCCGCAATAGCCAGAGCCCTTGCGGTCTTTTCCTGGTCCGTGTCTTTGGGCATCTTCCTGGCCGCCATGAACTGGTTGAAGGACTCGGTGTCCTCTTCCATGAGGTCCAGGAACTTTCTGTTAAGCTCTAGCCCATCAGAAATTACCTTCTCCATGGCATCCCAGGAGTCCCTATACCTCTCCTTGCCCACCGTAAGCCTTGCCACCATCGTGGCTAAGGCTCCTCCAAGGGCTCCGCAGATGGCCGCAACGCTGCCTCCGCCAGGGGCGGGGGAATCGGATGCCAGTTCTTCGACAAACGATTTCACGGTCATGTCCTGAAGCTTCATTCGGTTAATCCTCCTAAGAGCGTTTCTAAATATAGAGAGACGGGGAGCTAAACCACCTTTTCACCGCGCTTGTAAACTTCAAGCACGGAGTTAACCCCTGCATGGTATGCCATGGTGGCCGGGGTCTTACCGTCCAGCACCACAAAATCCGCCTGTTTACCCTCCTCCAAAGATCCTACTCTATGCCCCATACCTATCGCATGGGCGGCGTTCAGGGTGCACCCCACCAAAGCCTCCTCCACTGACATGCCCATGTTCATCACCGCAAGACCGAATACAAACTGAATAGACTCACAGAAACATGATCCCGGGTTGCAATCGGTGGCCAACGCTACCGGCACCCCAAGCTCAATCATCTTGCGGGCCCTTGCATAGGGTTTTTTAAGGCTGTAAGCGGTTGCGGGGAGAAGCACAGCGATTACCCCCGCTTCCGCCATGGCGGCTAAACCTTGGTCGGAAGCGGCCAACAGGTGTTCTGCGGACAACGTTCTGAGTTCCGCTGCAAGGGAGGCACCACCGAGGTCATGCACCTCATCGGCATGGATCTTAAGCTCAAGGCCGTTGCTCCTTGCGCATGAAAGTATCTTGCGGGATTGATCAACCGAGAACACCCCATCCTCGCAGAACACGTCGCAAAAGCGGGCAATCCCCTGCTCCACGACGGCTGGGATCATCTCGCCGCATAGCACATCCACGAACTTATCAGGATCATTTCTAAATTCCTCGGGCACCGCATGGGCACCCATAAACGTTGCGACTACGTCCATGGGGGTTTCTTTGCCAATTCGCTTTATGACGTTGAGCATCCTAAGCTCCGATTCGGTGTCTAACCCATAGCCGCTTTTTATCTCCACCGTGGTGGTTCCGTGTTTAAGGGCGCTCATTACGTTTGCCCTGGTGGCTTCGTACAGATCGTGGTCACTTGAGGCCCTAACTGCCCTTACGGACGACAGTATCCCCCCGCCGGACCTTAATATCTCAAGATATGGGACCCCATGCAACCTTTGGGAAAATTCCTCCTCCCTCCTTGAGACAAAACACATGTGGGTGTGGGGATCTACAAAACCCGGCACGATGCACTTGCCATTCAAATTTATCTCCTGGTTAACCGCAAGGGTAGAAGAATGGGCTAGTACATCCTCCTCCGGGCCCACCATTTCGATTATCCCGTCCACACAAAGGATAGCCCCGGCCTCTATTTCCTGGACGCTCCCCTGTTCCGCTCCTCTTAAAGGGCCAGATCCTCCCCTTGGGGTGTATATCCTTGCGTTGCGGAAGAGCTTTACGGTCATTTCACGCTCTCTCCCATTAGCTTAAGCAACCTCAGCTCTATGACCTGCTGTGGGTCAAAATCGGCCACCTGCAGGTAATAGGCCGCACTGTCCAGGATTGCGCCAGCGGGTATCATCCCGTATATCTCGGTCTCCACAACCGGCACGCCGTAACGCCTTGCCTCCATCCTTATGGTTTCCAGCACCCTGTAAAGGGAGTTCTTCTCGTAATCCACCAGGTTCATGCTAACCTGTACCATGCCCTTCTCTTCCAGGGCCACACCTATGCCTTTGACATGACAGAACCCGCCGCTGGAAGCCCTTACGTAGGACGCTATCTTCTTGGCCACATCTAAGTTAGTGGTACCAAGGTTGACGTTAAAGGCGACCAAAAACTTCCTTGCCCCTATAACGGTGGCCCCAGCTGTGGGGTGCAGGGCTGGACCACCAACATCAGGGTGCCTGTCGGGGTTGCTAGCCGCCTCGTCCTTTAAGGCTTCGTACTGGCCCTTCCTTATGACCTCTAACTTCTTCCGATCCGGCCTTAAAGCCGCATCTTCATAGTAGTAGACGGGGATCCCGGTAGTCTCGTGGTAACGTCTGCCGAACCCCCTGGCCAGTTCCACGCATTCCTCCATGGTTATCCCGGAGACGGGGGTAAACGGTATAACGTCCACCGCTCCAATCCTTGGATGCGCGCCTTTATGGGTGTTCATATCTATATGAGATTGGGCAATCTTAGCGGA is drawn from Thermanaerothrix sp. and contains these coding sequences:
- a CDS encoding histidine phosphatase family protein — its product is MNLILIRHGQTDWNREGRFQGRMDVPLNETGTLEAAALASRLKDVSVDWIVSSPLSRAMKTAEAITQFNMDMPDVEVCADLVEISHGDWEGLLFEEVLDKWPDLLRLWRNRPSEVTMPNGENLHQVAQRAIKAIKAIRERVSNGQTVCVVTHDAVIKAILCDILQAPLDSFWRFIIPNASLTVIKFIENIPKLALLGDSNHLNKGFIFSEQKGL
- the hutI gene encoding imidazolonepropionase — its product is MTVKLFRNARIYTPRGGSGPLRGAEQGSVQEIEAGAILCVDGIIEMVGPEEDVLAHSSTLAVNQEINLNGKCIVPGFVDPHTHMCFVSRREEEFSQRLHGVPYLEILRSGGGILSSVRAVRASSDHDLYEATRANVMSALKHGTTTVEIKSGYGLDTESELRMLNVIKRIGKETPMDVVATFMGAHAVPEEFRNDPDKFVDVLCGEMIPAVVEQGIARFCDVFCEDGVFSVDQSRKILSCARSNGLELKIHADEVHDLGGASLAAELRTLSAEHLLAASDQGLAAMAEAGVIAVLLPATAYSLKKPYARARKMIELGVPVALATDCNPGSCFCESIQFVFGLAVMNMGMSVEEALVGCTLNAAHAIGMGHRVGSLEEGKQADFVVLDGKTPATMAYHAGVNSVLEVYKRGEKVV
- a CDS encoding NUDIX hydrolase; this translates as MKIRVGGIITGSNGLMLMRYRHAGGDVFCIPGGGVDHGEWLDDALKRELSEELGITVLVGSVIGLAQGVPMGTKGPVLHVLFSCAITKGIPHLNSNETSADEICWISPGKLDDLVLYPDVKGIIKRSLGVGGMSDAAVPSSALEIPYVKLSARRWL
- a CDS encoding cyclodeaminase/cyclohydrolase family protein — translated: MKLQDMTVKSFVEELASDSPAPGGGSVAAICGALGGALATMVARLTVGKERYRDSWDAMEKVISDGLELNRKFLDLMEEDTESFNQFMAARKMPKDTDQEKTARALAIAEASKKTAMVPLATLKTCEALMDTAFKAAESGNPNAVTDAGTAALLAQAAAKAAAYNVFVNLPGIEDQDFVKQCEDQVRESLDRIAKTGKEVEALLNQKLGI
- the ftcD gene encoding glutamate formimidoyltransferase, translated to MSKALVECVPNYSEGRRKDIIEAIVEPFKNRPGVYLFDYRADEDHNRLVVSLVGNPEPLQEAVIESAKIAQSHIDMNTHKGAHPRIGAVDVIPFTPVSGITMEECVELARGFGRRYHETTGIPVYYYEDAALRPDRKKLEVIRKGQYEALKDEAASNPDRHPDVGGPALHPTAGATVIGARKFLVAFNVNLGTTNLDVAKKIASYVRASSGGFCHVKGIGVALEEKGMVQVSMNLVDYEKNSLYRVLETIRMEARRYGVPVVETEIYGMIPAGAILDSAAYYLQVADFDPQQVIELRLLKLMGESVK